GCGCACCTCCAGCTCCGGCATGGATACGCGCATGTCCAGGAACGCTGCCATCAACTCTGTGCTAAAAGTACCAAAAGTTGAGGTTGAAATATTGGCCAGTTTTTGGCGACATATTACTTGGACTCATTGACCTCGTTGTAGGCCCTCTGAAACTCGCAAAGAGCCCGCTCCTCGGTCATCCGGCTGAGATACTCGGGGTACAACTTGGTGCAGGCAGTATTGACGGCAAGGAGGCGATAGCGCACTCCGTGATACCGCATCTCCTTCACCTTCTGGATTTGCAAGGGTCTGGCCTGGGCCAGCACTCGCGTCAAATGGCCCAGTTTCTCGTCAAGGAcgaggagctgctggtggacgCACTGCTCCAGCTGGAAGTCGCCGCGGGTGTAGAGATTTTTGCAGTGCTCAAAGGTTGGCTCTAGCAAGTGCAAAGGGATAGACGAGCCGCGGCAGGGCGGGGGCAGAGGACGGCGCTTGTATCGCTCCGGCGGATACTCCCAGCAGACACCGAGTTGCGTTTGAAGCGGCATGGCAATGGGATGCTCCCAGCAAGCCTTGTATACGGGGCGCTCGTTGTGCCCGTAGATGGCTTTATCGCCGCAGAAGACGGGCTCAGCGCCGCAAGAGATATCGGTTACTTTGCCTGTCGGCATCGGCGGTGGATAGTGCCAGCGCTCGTCATATTGGCGCTTCAGCTCGGCGAGCTTCGACATAatgaaaatgggaaatttaCGGAAAATATACGATATTCCTAAAATTCTAAAACCAAATTTATGTTTCCAGTATTGTGGCGGAATGCGACATGAAGCTGACGGACATAGGCAAGGCCAGCTTTATAAAACGTATCAAGGAGTTTGCCGCCTCGCAGGCCAACCTCGACCGTATGGCTGTGAAGCACAAGTTGCCCAAGGAAAGGGTGAGTGATACCATAGTCAGGGGTTATGAGAGGACTCCTCTCAGTGGAGGCAATACTACACATTCTGGATTATACAGAAATGACCCGCAGCTTTCCAACAACTCACATGACCCCGATATTTGTAGAAATgtgttaatattattttgttgcaGTTGGAATTCGTGCTGATTGCTCTGCAGCGCGAATTGCTGCAAGATTATCGTGCCGATCTGGACAAGCGGCCGCTCTTCAAGCAGGGCCTCACACGGCTGGATGAGCTCAGTATGGGCGATGTGGTGACCGGTGAGTAGTGGTCTCTAATGGATTGAATTTAAGCACGCAACCTTACCAATTTGTGTGCTTATTTAGGAGCGGTGACTAACGTAACCCAGTTCGGCGCCTTCGTGGACGTCGGCGTGGAGCGCGATGGGCTGATACACAAGAGCCACATGAGCAACAGTGAGCTAAGCATCGGCGATCGCATTGTGGCATCGGTGGTAAAGGTGGATTTGCAGCGACGTCAGTTGGGTCTGCGGCTGGAGAACATGCTGGAGGAGACGGACACGTCGTTCACCTTTAAGGCGGAGCAGTAAAAACAAACGACTGGGTCTTTATGCTTTTGGAAGTATTTAATGAGTCATATCGTAATTGTTGGGTTGCTCACAGGAgcattcatatatatatatgtatatgtgtatatgcATACATAGTATAACGGCTCTCCTAACTGTACTCAAAGCTTATTGTTAGTAATAAATGTTCACATAAAAATCACCGCCTCTACGATCACTCTACAAATGGGTTCAAGTCCTCTTAAATGAATTGCCAAAAGGTGATTTATTGCTTTAAAACTAAGTGTGTTGCCCTCGAAAGCCAGCTTAAAAAGGTtttaccaaataaatatacaatatgCATTCATTTAGGCGCTTGGTTAGCTCTCGCTTCGGTTTTTGTCACTTCACTTCAGTTGgttgcatttgtttttgtttcgagTTTATTGCCGTTTCAGTAGagttgttaaaaataattataaacaatgttATATTATCTGCATTTACATAATTACACAatacaatataatatattataatatattcaaaaatatatatgtatatggtgTATTTAAACTTATTGTTCCTCCCTCTCCTCTCCTGCCTCGCTATCAATTTCATATTCTAGCTACATGGACATGTCGCGTAATCAACCGATAATTGtttgtgtaaataaatatatttgcccGTACATAATATTGGAGTAAGTGTGTGTAATGTAGTGTGTGATAGTGCATAGCAAAAGGCCAATAAACAAGTCGTACTCAAAGCATATCAAGTGGTAATTGCTCAGGATAATGCCAATGCTCCTTCTCGTCCTCGGCGCCCTCTGCTTTGCGCAGAAGTattcaataatttataaattttatttttatcatttataATGATAGCATAGGTAATGATGTAAGTATTGTTTATCAACTCTCGTAATAATAAGTCTATGTGTATAAGCAGTTTTCATTCTCGTTCTTCGTCAGCAGCCATCCAGCAGAagaaaaatatgatttaaatAAGTCGAATCTGAATCGAGCATATTGCGTGCGACAGATGAAACCGATGTCATCGTGAGACTCTGAATCGAAGTCTTTGagattgaatttgaatttgggAAAATCTCCCTGCCAAAAATCTTCTGATGAACGACCTTCAAAggtaaatcgattctccttcGCAGACGTTTCAAATTCTCGGTTACAGTTAATTATCGTATGTTCTTGTTGTTCAAGTTATCGGCCCTCAACTCGCTCCTTAACggttacagttacagttaaaGTAATTAAAGTGCACAGATTCCAAATTTCTTCAATGGCAGACACGGCACAGCCGTAGCGCTTGAGTGTACGTAAAGCGTAcgagtgtgggtgtgtgtgtgtgatggtTGTGCCCCCGTGGAGTTGGAGGTGTGTGGTGCTGAGTGTATGGAGTGTGTTGATGGGCTCCCGGCGGAGGAGGCAGCGTGTGGCATTTCGGAGTATTCAATTCAGATTCGTTCGTGTGGCAGTGCctgcctgctcctgcttctctGGAGGGAAGACAGAAAAAGATAGTTACATGCTTGATCGGGATGTGTATGGAGAGGAAGTCCATTGTGATATATCCACAAAATTATCGCACATAATATCATCATATCGAAAAAATCGTACTCTTTGATATATCGAActtttaaatatcgaaaatacATCATTCAACtagagctggaaataaaatcgattatataattatatatatcgGTTTTCACTTTTAGAATCAATTTAAtcgaaataatataattttaattatttccatttttaattttaatcgatttataTCGATTTActgctatttaatttattaacagCAAAAATCGTTCATTATTGCATCTTTTTctacatttataaaaaatcgatATTATGACATcctttttcgatatttatatggatatatacatacacCGACTTCCGCGTCAAATTGCGATCGGGATTACGTGGGTCTGGACTTACCGGTGGCCAGGATACGCAGGATGCAGATGTGTGGgaagtgtgtttgtgtgttggttgGTGGTATGCAAGTTGAAAATGATCGAAATCAAgagcgaaacgaaacgaaattatttctttttcttctcttttctgCAAGTGTAGAACGAAGAGTAAGGTAAGCGGTATTAGCATTTGTGAttagaaacaaaacaaaagtcgCGGATGGGTGAAATtcgtatatagtatatataggTTCGCACTAAGCCAAGCTGGACACTGGAGAGTTAACGAGTTAAACATTGGGTATTTGGCATTGGCCTGCTCACATTCAAGACACAGGTACGGGACGGGTCGGGGCATTTACAGGGAGAACCTCTCTTGTGGCGACGCTAGCCTCCGGCGTGCTTcgtgtgctgtgctgtgctgtgactgttgctgttgctgccgttgCTATGGAGCATAAATCTGGGCATGAGACTAAGCTGGCTAATGGCTTTTCGAATAGAGCAAGCGCCGCCAGAGGgggctgctgcagcagcagcagaagacATCGAGCCATCTGTAAGATTGAAGAATTCTTCCATTTGGATTTTGCTTTTGAACGGGTGTGAGTTGAACGCAATTGAACGGGGAAACAATGCAACGGGGGCAACGTGTAACAGCAACTTGGGTTTGGGGTCCACCTAGGGTCCGTTGCCGGGTTAGCATGATTCCCATGTGGGTGTGAGGTGAGTTCCTGTGTGGTCTTAACCATCGGTTAGGGTGAGTGTGGGCGTGGATGATTTTTTCTGCTGGGTGTGTGCGGActtgtaaaaattgtttaatgcTATTTGGTAGGTGAGAGAGTGTGGCTggtgtattttatatatttagaatgCTTTTAGCTTAGGTTTAAACGCTAAACGACCGCTACGGATAATGAACCACATTTCGTGTTTTTCTACATATTTCTTCGCtcaatttcatttataaatatatatgtatatgtatataatgtaACGCCAAAACTCCGGTCAGCTACAAGTGCTACAAAAAACAGTTTGTCTATAGTTCTACGGTTCTATTCAAATCTCGAACCGAATACCTTCGTTAGTTTCTAACTATGTTCCTAATTATCGTTTACGAATTGTTCATTGAGTTTTCACAGCATGTGGTGTGGGTGTggttataaaacaaaaccaTTATTCGCACAAGAACTAATTACATTAGGGGTCTGATCTGGTCTCCGTCTTCTCGTGGTTTTAAACACTTTAGTCTGGGCTTCAGTTATAGTTTGTTATACGTAGTTATCGCAGCTAAGACTATTCAAAATAAAGGATTGTGAATCTGCGGGAATGAAACGAAAGGAACAACAACGCTCAcgcaaatttatttttacacagAAATGGGAAAACACATTAGATAATAATGGTGGACACGGTACAGTAATGCCAGaaacacaacaaaacacaGCAGCAAACCGAGTCCCGGAACAGGTAGTTCCAACAGATATTGGTGGTCCCCGAGATCCGGGGAGCTCTGCGGAACGAACAACACAAGGTTAGGGGGTCTCGGGGtgcacacaaaacacaaaatagCAACacaagcaacagaaaaagaacgGATAGGAGGCGAACAGAAAATAGGGGCGATCGGAGAGCGATCGCTTAAACCACACAAGCTGAGAAAACTCCCATTACGCGTCAGCCAATGTCCTGCTGCACATTGCCGGAGGacgaggagctgctgctgctgccgctagGGCGTTGCTGCTGACTGTACCTGTTCGTTGGCggtgcctgctgctgttgctgctgctgctccttcggCTGCTGCAGGCTAATACTTTGCGGCGTGGAAGGCGGGCATGCGGTGGTGTTGCCCACTGGGAATGTGTCGGCCTCTTCGTCGTGCGCCGCCGCCTGTGCCGGCTGTGTGGCCTgcagctccagctgctgctgatccGCCAGCAGTTTGGCGCTCAATATGCTCACGTAGGTGCGGTAGCGACGGATCTGCAGGATAGGAAAGTTGGAATAGGAACCTCCATAGAACGGATCACCCTTACCTCGTACTGCAAGTAgctctccttctccttgtaGTTCTGCAGAGGCAGTCCCTTGCTGGGAATCGGACCCTTCTTGTGCTCGTTtagctcctgctccagctggGCCAGCTGCAACTCATGCGACTCCAGCTGCTCCTTCTGTAACATGAACGAGTGCCTCaggaattaaaaatgttagaGAAGGAGAATCTCCCCCTAGTACCTACCAGCATCAGCTTGGACTGTTTGCTTGGCAAAAGCGGACGCTGGAACCTCTTTTGGCTGCCCACACCGCCTTCGAGCGGTGGTGCCGAAATTGCCGCGCACACGTAATTGATCGTCTCCACCCACGACTGCAGCTCCTTCGAGTCGCTGGTCTGGAATAGATACTCGGCCTGATCGGCCGTCTGCAGACGGAACACATGTTGCTTCTTGGTATAGTCGTTGGCCTTGGTGGCCAGTGCGTGATGTATGCGTATTGCATTGTGCAGATTGTCGGACATCTAAACAGAAGGCGATattcattaaattatatactttAGCCTCTGTCTCGCCATTAACTCACTTGACTCTTGCGAAAACCGTGCTCGTCTTTGTGCAAATACAACACAAGATCACGTAGCGTGCAGTAGAACATCTTCCAGGAGCGTTTGCCGAACGGAGCTGAAAATACAAAGACGGAATATTTCCATGAGaatctttattattttgcagggtattatgaatttagtcagaagtttgtaACGCAAAAAGGAGACGGTTCCGACGCTAttaagtatgtatgtattcttgctcagcatcaacagccgagtcgatctagccatgttcgTCTGTCCTCTTCTACGCAAACTATTCCCTCAGCTTTGCAGCTATTTGcatgaaactttgcagatgGTCTTCTGACTATCGTATATATTATGTGACTAtatcaaataatatataaaggtTAGctttatgtatatttgtaaatCGAAACTCACTCTTCTTGGAGCTGCTATCGTAGCAGCATTTACGCATCACATAGCCCTTTTTGTACTCCACAGCCGTGGCCAGTTCGGGCGGATCGAGGAAGGGATTCTGTCCCACATTGCCCAGGGCACTGTTGTTggctctctgctgctgctgcagctcggCGGAATCCTCATCTCTGGAAggacaaataataattaaagtatCGCATAAAATATCAATTGTTCACACTTACAGCGCCCATTCCAGCGGCTTGGTCTTGATGGCCTGATATAGAAACTTGAGCACATCCTTCGGAAAGTTCTCGCCATCGTTGAGATCAGCCAGATTGTCCACGAACTCCGCACAGCTCATCTTGCGATTGATGTTGGCACCGTGCAGGTCCGTATTCAACAGCATTATGGCACAGGTGAGCGTGTGCACGGCATCCTGCGAGTTGAAGGTGCCCGGATTGCAGTCGAGGAAGCGCTTGGAGAAGTGCACCAGCACCCGTTCCCGTTCCTGTGTCTCCCCCGACAACGAGAATTGCTGGAGGAACTCGCGCAGCGCCTGGTCCAGTGACTTTTTCTCGAAGGTGAAGTACTTCAGATACTCATCGGCCACCGCCCGACTGAAGTCGTTGCTGTTTAAGTGGAAAGAGAAGCCCGGATGGAAAAGTGTCATTAAGAGGATTGGGTTTGAGACACTCACTTTTTGCTGAGGTGTCGCGACACGTCGCTCTTCTTGAAACCGTCGAGGGAGTGCAGTCTTTTGGCCAAACGAATGGCCGAGGGCATGTCCACGGCCTTGGGCGAGTAGTGGTACGAGTGGAGCGACTCCACATCACTGCCATCGTCGGAGACGGGCGGCGACCCGTCCCGCAGTCCGATGGAAGTCGTGCCCAGCGGTTCGTCCGTCAGCGTAATCACATCCTCCTCAGAGCGACCGCCGttactgctgttgctgctgtccaGGCCACGCACTTGGATGACCACCTTGTGCTCGGACTGCTCCCGGTCGCGATCCCTCTCCCGCTCCCTCtcgcgctgctgctgctgctgagcaCGCAGCTGCTGCTTCAGCTGCTGGCGCTGCAGCGCGGCCGCGTCCGACACGAGAATGGTGGAGTCCGAGTCACTGGGATCGCTAAGTACCATGCCGCCTAGAATATCGCGAGAACTCAATAAATTATCGTCGTCTTGGTAGTCGGGACTAGAAATATTCGAAATGGCCTCTGAGACGCTCTGATCGTTgttgccaccaccaccagttACACAACCACCACCACTAGAACCGCCTGGACCGCCACCTGGGCAGCTGAGCAGACCGGGCATCCCGCTGGGCGGCTGCGCCACCTGACCGCCCTGCtcccgctgctgttgctgctgctgcgcggATGTGGGGCCATTGCTGCTGCTACCCAGGCCCAGGGCGCCCTTAGAGCCTGACGAGGACATCACCGACGACGACACCGACGTGGGCGAGGCCGGACTGCCCGCAGCCGAGTGCTGGGGCGACGAACTAATGGAACTTGAATGTGAATTTGAATGCGATTGCTGACCGTAGaatgtctgctgctgctgctggttctgctgctggagttgctgctgctggaggtgctgctggtgttgctgctggagctgctgttggtgctgctggaACTGCTGCTCCTGAACCTGCTGCTGTCGCTGTAGGGCCGCCAATTGGTGCGGCTGCAGTGGCGCATTATAAGTCCACACAATACGATCGCGATCCGAGGCCTAGGATGTGCAACAAACCAGGGATTAGTAACAGGGAAATAACACGAGGATCAGGTTTTGTAATATGTAAATGCTCTATGGATTTTATGTCAGATCTTGAATTTCCATTGGCCGGCAGCTGCCCCATCTCCCAAGGGCGGGGGAGGAGTCCTAACAAATTTTCCGAGTGCCGGAAGCGTTcggtgtctgtgtctgtgtccgTGTGAGTGTTGGATAAAGACTGTTgttcgagtgtgtgtgtggcaagcGTTATAGAGTGGCGTTGTTCTTTTGCTCTCTTCTACATACAAAACTCTTTCCAAGCGCAGGCACAAATCAAAATAGGCAAAAATCGAAACACAATCAAAATGAAAGTCACATTAATCAGCATGCCAACTATGCGAATGGCAACCTTTTTGCACAAGATATAGTTTAGTTTGCTGCTGCAGTTCATCGTTCTTGGGACACCAGTTGCTGGGGATTCGCTCCTCTCGCTgcggcagttgttgttgtcgccagccttgctgctgctgctgctgctgttggtgttgcaGTTGCTGGGGTTGTTGTTTCGCTCACCCTCGTTGTTGTTGGAGGCCAGTGACGATGAGGAAGAGGAGTTGTTTACAATTACAGTGGCCATCGACTAGAAAGCTCACGGGGACAATAAATTGCGCATATCAAATCGATTCGAGAAGAGTAGCCAAAGTAGGAAACAAGAGAATGGAGAACGTAGAACAGAGAACGTAGAACGGAGAAACgagaaaatgaaaagaaaggATACGAAACCAGAGAGTAAGATAGACAGAGAGTAGTTAAGAAGTAAGTACAAGTAATTAAGTGGAAAGTTCAAAGTAACAAGTGATCAAGAATATGGTGGCTCTAAGGGGGTTGACTTATGTGATGTCCGTTTTTAGACACATTTTTTTAACAGTTATTAAGTAAAGTATAAATGCAGACATCGCAAGAACtaggatattttaaaaatattgtcaaatagaaattaaacaaattaagcaatcaaagcaaaagaaatgaaaagtgtttttttttttaaccgtCACATGTGTCAACCCCCTTAAGTCTAGATCTAGATATGGGTCTAGGTCTAGGTCTAGGAGTAATGGGAGGATGATACCGATGACTATATAACAATGCATtggctaacacacacacataacatGGACGTGGGGACAACAGACTACAGAAACCAACAGTTAACGAAAATCGAAACTCTACAAAAGCGAAACTTCTCAACGGGAGCGAGGGAACTCATTAACTACGAGTCGAGGGGGTGTCATGTGTTCTGGGAGAGATCTGGCGGGAAATTCGACCTTGGCTCTAGCTATGCAGCTCTATCCAGCTCCAGGCGGGCTGTCCTTCGGAGTAAGAACTGCTGCATTACAGCGATGACTCACCTGCGAGTCCTCCGAGTCCTGACGCGTGTCCAGCAGCGTGTTCAGCGAACTATTCACATCCTCATCGATGTCGATGGGTATCACGGCTGCGATGCCTTCCCGCTGGATCTGCTGCAAATGGTCCTCGGACTTGCTGGTGCGGAAACCGGCGGCATCACACTTCCGCACCACATGCCCGTTGTGGCGGCGCACTACTACCGCTCCGGCACCGGCACCGGCGCCACTGCCCGACTCCTGTCCGGCCACGGAACTGGGCTCCGGACTGGTGGGCACCGAGTTCGCCGTCTCCTTGTCGATCAGCGGCGTAGACAACGAGATGGGGGAGGTTGGCACTGAGAAGGAGGTCTCGTCCAGGCCCAGACCGCCCGCCTCGCTCTTGACCGTCGTCGACGACGATCCCGATCCAGAGCGCCCGGCACAGTCGACGGCATCTCGATGGCGCTGCTGTTGCCGGGTGGCCGTCCGCTGCTTGAGGGCGCGTAATCTCTGCTTGGCTGAACCGGAGCCCAGGGAGTTGGTCGAGTAGTCCTCGTCGCCGGCATCGTTCTCCTCATCGTCGTAggcgtcatcgtcgtcgtcatcgtccaCCAGACACTGGCGGTCACTGTCATCCTCGTCGCCGCGCCCCAGTCCGCTCTGATAGGTTTCGATGTTGGTGATGTCATAGTGCGTCTGGTCCTCCTCGCGCTCCTCCacttcctcctgctcctccagctcgtCGTCGTTTTGGTAGTACTCGTAGCGTTGCTGATTCTGTTGCTGCCGatatcgctgctgctgctgctgctggcgctgaCGCTGCTGGCGGTTATCCTCGTCCTGCCCATACTCCGCCTCCTCGTCCCGCTCCAGCTCTTCGCACATCAGCAGCGTGTCGTTGGTCAGCGAGTCCTTGCGATTGTAGCTGTTGTTGATGCTGtcccgctgctgttgctgttggtgctgctctggttgctgctgttgttgcttccGCAACACCTTGGCCTCGCGCTTCACCGAATCCGAACTGGTGTTGGTGGGCGAGTCCACTGACGAGGAGGACGTGGGCGAGGATTCGCCGGATGCACGCGGCGCAAGAGCGCCGTTGATCCGTGGGTTAACTAGACGACTGGGCGAGTCCCGGAGACTGTCCACCTGCAAGAAATGTGTCACATTAAGGGCATAAAAAGAGTGTCACTCTCGCTTACCTTCTTGGCCTGGGCGGGCAGGAGATTGCTGGTCTGCGGTGTCCGGGACAGGTTCAGGATCAGGTCACCGGTCATCATGTAAGCCTCAAAGCGTGGCGCCTTCGCCGGCTGTGGTGGTGCCGAGTTTGGCTCCGGCTCCCTTTCCTGCTCCCTTTCCGTGGAGAATCGTTGCCGGGTAACCGGACTGCCGCTATAGCTGTTTGAGTGCTGCAGAGCCTGGGGCGGCAACTGAGAGGAATGCCCGATCCCGTTGCCGTTCCCGTTCGCTGCCTTCGTCGGGATTTGCGAGGGGCGAGGCCGCTTATTCTGGGGCGAATGGAGCAAGGGCACGGGCTTGGGGGCGGGGCACTTGAGCGCCTGTGGAATGCGAGAGGGGCGGAAGGTGGGCGAGGTGGCCTCCCCTCCGGTGGGTGAGGTCGGACCGACTATACCCGTGGTGCTGCTGGTCGTCGAGGTGGTAATGCTCGTCTCCACTACCTTGATCTTGGTAGAGCTGGCCGACGAATTGCGGCTGTGGGTGAGCGTGTGCGAGGCGGTGgtcgtggtggtggtggagccACTCGCCAGCAGTGGTGACGAGTTCTGGCGCAGTGAGGGCAAGTGCGTGGGCGACTTGTAGCGCAGCCCGCTCTGCGTAGGCGTGGGCGTAGTTGCCGTTCCCTTCGCGCCGGCGGCGGGACGATGGTTGGGCGAGGAGTGggggctgctgctgtggtAGTCGTAGATATTGGGCGACTCAATGTCCACATAGTGCGGACTCTGGGTGTTGGCCAGCTGCTCTTTGATCCGGGCCTTGAGCTTGGGATCTGCGGGGAGAATCGTGTCGTGGATTTAGTATAGGTTTACTGGTATATCTAAGGAAGGGATGCAAGCTGATCTAAACTGACTACGGTTCTGAGCATAAAATAACATAATATAACAATTGCTTTCAGCAAAGAAGATTGTagacttaaaatatataaatcccTTACATTgattctaattaatttaaaattattaaaaacactAAACAATATGGACTTTGCTACTATCAAAACTCCTTAAAGACATTCATTCATTCGCTGAAGACATCAGTGATTGAGTTTATTTCACTTCTGTTCGGTTTGAGTCAGTTTGGTTGGGTTTGCTGCAAAACAGGTTTGCATCCTTGAGTTGGCAGACGCATTTCCACCTACCTCGCTTCAGCTCCAAGGTCACCAGCTGTTCGGAAAGGCGCAGGCATTTGAgaactattaaaaaataataggtGTGTGTTAAGTTGATTATTCACTGCTTTCTCCGCAAACACTCTCCCCATACTCACCTTCCTTCGTTGTGTAGCGATGGACATCCGTGCCGTTGACTTTGAGGATGACATCCCCGGCTTCAACCTGCAAAGATCCAAGAGATTGAGTGGGCTAATCACTGACGAGGGCAAAGAGTGTGCTATGGGTTGG
Above is a genomic segment from Drosophila kikkawai strain 14028-0561.14 chromosome 3R, DkikHiC1v2, whole genome shotgun sequence containing:
- the LOC108084196 gene encoding uncharacterized protein, with translation MSKLAELKRQYDERWHYPPPMPTGKVTDISCGAEPVFCGDKAIYGHNERPVYKACWEHPIAMPLQTQLGVCWEYPPERYKRRPLPPPCRGSSIPLHLLEPTFEHCKNLYTRGDFQLEQCVHQQLLVLDEKLGHLTRVLAQARPLQIQKVKEMRYHGVRYRLLAVNTACTKLYPEYLSRMTEERALCEFQRAYNEVNESNTELMAAFLDMRVSMPELEVRLSRLDKSLKSPFQLELEPVMQAIEDLNTYFFGVVVKMKSWAELMDPMKEHSVEDYLALLTKQSNFNDFMSSGMENCTCKRGDKKDPLKPYLPCWCQHSNPCEIHTNAKEFGAFPKICDHKESSDTSMLEKAVEAQRQRQ